TCGGAAGTTTACTATGCTGGTGAATTACCAGAAAATACTGAAGCTTAAAACAGATTTTTCAATACACTGCAATTTTGCAGTGTATTTTTTTGCAAAAATTTTAGTGGTTAGACTGCGTATATTAAATATAGACAAGTAAAAATGGAGGTGAGTGCTTGTCAATTACAACAGAAGTAATCCACTTATTACGCGAATGTATTGCTGCACAGGCGAGTGATTTATATTTTTTACCCTATCAGTGCTCGTATCAGTTACAAATGCGCACCACTAATGGTATTACCTTGGTTCGTACTTTACCCGTTGAGCAGGCTAAATCGTGGCTAAATCATTTAAAATTTACTGCAAAAATGGCGTTAAGTGAAACTCGTCGGCCACAGTTAGGCGCTCGCCAATTGGAAATAGACGGCCAAACAATATTTTTGCGGTTGTCGACAGTCGGCAATTTTCAGAATCAAGAATCACTAGTTTTACGGTTTATTTACGTGCAGTCTACTCACGCCAAATACGTTTTACCTGAGCAGTTTATGCAACTGGCTACTTTATGCCAGCGGCGTGGCTTAGTTGTTTTTGCTGGGCCAACGGGTTCGGGTAAAACAACGACGTTATATGAGTTAGCGGCACAACTTGGTGTTGGAAAAATGGTGATGGCGATCGAGGATCCAATTGAGATTTTTCAGACGGATTTTTTACAATTACAGATCAACGAAGCAGCGGGGATGAGCTATGCTGCCTTGCTTAAAGTTGGTTTGCGCCATCGTCCAGATATCTTGATTGTCGGCGAGATTCGTGATGAGCAGACGGCTAATGTTGCGGCACGGGCAGCATTAAGTGGTCATTTAGTTTTAAGCACCGTTCATGCTCGCACAGCGCGCCAAGTCCCAACCCGTTTGGCTGAATTAGGAATTGCGCCAGCCACACTTAGTGCTTGCTTGACGGGGGTTAGCTATCAGCGTTTGTTGCCGACCAAGCAAGGTAATGCAGTGTTATTTGACATTTACGATCCAATTGAAGGAGGCGAGTCTGATGAATCGACTTGGCA
This is a stretch of genomic DNA from Loigolactobacillus coryniformis subsp. coryniformis KCTC 3167 = DSM 20001. It encodes these proteins:
- the comGA gene encoding competence type IV pilus ATPase ComGA — protein: MSITTEVIHLLRECIAAQASDLYFLPYQCSYQLQMRTTNGITLVRTLPVEQAKSWLNHLKFTAKMALSETRRPQLGARQLEIDGQTIFLRLSTVGNFQNQESLVLRFIYVQSTHAKYVLPEQFMQLATLCQRRGLVVFAGPTGSGKTTTLYELAAQLGVGKMVMAIEDPIEIFQTDFLQLQINEAAGMSYAALLKVGLRHRPDILIVGEIRDEQTANVAARAALSGHLVLSTVHARTARQVPTRLAELGIAPATLSACLTGVSYQRLLPTKQGNAVLFDIYDPIEGGESDESTWQQNLAHAVKLGQIDLATQQAFAQG